GACGCTGGCTAACCTGCCGGAGCATCCGCAATCGGTGCCGATCAACCAGCTGGTGCAAGTGCCAGGTACGCCGCTGCATGGCACGCAGGCGCTGGACCCGTTCGAGTTCGTGCGCACGATCGCCGTGGCGCGCATCCTGATGCCTCAGTCGATGGTGCGCCTGTCCGCCGGCCGTCAGCAGATGGACGATGCCGTGCAAGCCTTATGCTTCTTCGCCGGCGCCAACTCGATCTTCTATGGCGAAAAGCTGCTGACCACCGGCAACCCGGATGTGGAACATGATCGCGCGCTGTTCCGCCGCCTTGATTTGCATGCATTGGAAGTGGTCGAGGAAATCGACACCGTGCACACCGACATCCTTGAGACGGAAGCCGTCGGAAGCTGTGGCCAGAGCTGTGGCTGCGCGGCCTGACTTGCTCGAGCGTCTGGCCGTCCAGACGGCCGAACGCGCACAGGCACAATTGCAACGCCGCCTGCACACCATCGATGCAAGCCATAGACCCTATGTGGAAGTCGGTGGGCAACGCCTGCTGGCCTTCTGCACCAATGATTATCTTGGCCTAGCGCAAGATCCGCGCTTGATTGCCGCCTTGAAGAAAGCCGCCGATACATGCGGTGTCGGCAGCGGCTCGGCGCATCTGATCTGCGGCCATCATCGCGAACACGCCGCGCTGGAAGAAGCGTTGGCCGAGTGGACCGGGCGCGAACGCGCACTGCTGTTTTCCACCGGCCACATGGCCAACCTCGGTGTGATCCAGGCACTTCTCCAACGTGACGATCTATGCGTGCAAGACAAGCTCAATCACGCCTGCCTGCTGGATGGCGCGCAACTGGCCGGCGCCGTGTTGAAGCGTTATCCGCATGCTGATGCCAACGCCGCCGCTCGCCCATTACAGCGCGCCGCGAACAGTTACGCCCTGCTCGCCACCGATGGCGTATTCAGCATGGATGGCGATATCGCCCCGTTGCAGGCATTGGCGACTCTGTGCGCAAGCGAGCGAGCCAGCTTGATGGTGGATGACGCACACGGGCTGGGGGTATTGGGACACGACGGCGCCGGCAGCGTCATGGAAGCAGGTTTGACCGAACGCGACGTGCCGATTCTGATGGCGACGCTAGGCAAGGCGCTCGGTTGCGGGGGCGCATTTGTTGCCGGCTCCGCGACGTTGATCGATGGCTTGACCCAATTCGCGCGCACCTATGTTTACACCACAGCCATGCCCCCGGCTCTTGCCGCGGCAGCCCATTGCGCGGTCACGTTGGCCCGCAGTGAAAACTGGCGGAGGGAAAAGCTCAACGCGCTGATCCAGCGCTTCCGCTTCGGCGCGAAACAACTCGGCTTACCGCTGATGCCTTCGCGCACGGCCATCCAACCGCTGATGCTGGGTGATGCCCAGCGCGCCGTGGACACCTCCCGCGCCCTGGAGGCCCAGGGCCTGCTTGCCGTCGCCATCCGCCCGCCCACCGTCCCTCATGGGCAGGCGCGCCTGCGCATCACCTTGTCGGCCAACCACGAGGAAAGCCATGTGGATAGGCTCTTGCAGGCACTTGAGTCCCTGCGTCTGGCGGATGCGTCGGTATAATTAGCGTTCTCGCACTCCCCCTCCGCCTATGTCGATCCTCAATATTTCCGCTTACCGCTTCGTCAGCCTGGACGATCTGCCGGCGTTGCGCGAACGGGTGTTTGCACAGTGCGAGGCGCTGGCGCTGAAAGGCACCATTTTGCTGGCACCCGAGGGGATCAACCTGTTCCTGGCCGCTCCGCGCGAAGCGATCGACGCCTTCATGGCGTGGCTGCATCAGGATTCGCGCTTTGCTGGCCTTGAGGCGAAAGAATCGCCCTCCGACCAGGTGCCGTTCAAACGTATGCGCGTGCGTCTGAAGAAGGAAATCATCACGCTGCGACAACCTACCATTCGCCCCGAAGGTGGACGCGCGCCCGCGGTGGATGCGGCGACGCTCAAGCGTTGGCTGGATCAGGGGCACGACGATCGCAGCCGCGACGTGATTCTGCTGGATACGCGCAACGCCTATGAAACCGACATAGGCATGTTTCCGCAGGCTGTCGATTACCGCATTGCCCGTTTTACCGAATTGCCCGGCGCACTGGCAGCCGATCAGGCGCGCTACCACGGCAAGACGGTGGTGTCGTATTGCACCGGTGGCATTCGTTGCGAAAAAGCAGTGTTGCATATGCAAGACATCGGCATGGAAAACGTGTACCAGTTGGAAGGCGGCATCCTGAAGTATTTCGAGGAGGTCGGCGGCACGCATTGGGAAGGCGACTGCTTTGTCTTCGATGAGCGAGGCGCCGTCGACAAGGCACTCGCACCCCTGGATTTGCTCCCTCTCCCCTATGGGGAGGGAGCTGAAAGCACATGAGCCTGCATATCGAGGTCCACGGCAGCGGCCCGATGCCGCTGGTGATGATCCACGGCTGGGCGATGCACGGCGGCATCTTTGCGCCGCTGGTGGAAGCCTTGCGTGAACGCTGCACGATATATCTGGTCGATCTGCCCGGTCACGGCTACTCGCGCCACTGCGGCCTGCCACTGGATCCATCGCCATGCGCACGCGCCATCGCCGACGCCACGCCGCCAGCCGTATGGATGGGCTGGTCGCTCGGCGGACTGGTCGCGCTCAATGCAGCACTGGAGCTTCCGCAGCACGTTCGCGCGCTGGCCATGTTGTGCGCCACGCCGCGCTTTGTGGTCGCTGAAGATTGGCCGCACGGCCGGGATGCTTCACTGGTGCAACAACTCGCCGCCGATTTGGAAACCGACTACCACGCCACCATTGAACGTTTCCTGGCACTGGAAGTGATGGGTAGTCCCGATCCGCTCGGTGATCTACGCAAACTACGCGCCGAAGTGTTTTCGCGTGGTGAACCTGATTTACGCATATTGCAGGAAGGCATTCGCATTCTCGACCAGACCGATCTGCGCGCTAGCCTCCCGCAACTGAAAGCAAAACCGAGTTGGTGGAGTGCCGGGCGACTGGATCGTCTGGTGCATCCGGCTGCGATGCAGACATCTGCGGATGCGTGCGGCGGCGAATGTCACGTCATTGCGCGCGCCGGACATGCTCCGTTCCTGAGCCACCCTGATGCCGTAGCGCAGATTTTGCTGCCCTGGCTTGAATCCCTTCGATGAGTGATTTCCAAGTCGACCATCGCCGGGTGCGCGCCAATTTCAGCCACGCTGCCGAGAGCTACGAGCAACACGACGCCTTGCAGCGCGAAGTGCAACAACTTCTGCTGGAACGGCTCGATTTCTATCTGCAGCAACCCGAGCGCGTCATCGATGTCGGCGCCGGCACCGGTCGCGGCAGCGCATTGCTGAAAAAGCGCTACGCCAAGGCACAGGTGATCGCCGTGGATGCTGCTTTGCCGATGCTGCGCACGGCCAAGTCCCACACACGCTGGCTCAAACCGTTCCTGCGCGTATGCGGTGAAGCCACGGCATTGCCCCTGCCTGATCACAGTGTCGATGTCTTGCACTCGAATCTGTGTTTCCAATGGATCGATGACCTGCCCACGCTGTTCGATGAATGCGTGCGCGCACTGAAGCCGGGTGGCATGTTGCTGTTTTCCACCTTCGGCCCGGATACCTTGCGCGAACTGCGTGCGGCATGGGCATCGGTGGATCAGCACTCACATGTCAGCCGCTTTCTGGATATGCACGATCTGGGCGACGCCATGATCAATGCCGGCCTGCGTGATCCGGTACTGGATGTGGATCGTTACACGCTCACCTACAGCGAACCGAAAGCATTGCTGTATGAGCTCAAGGGACTCGGAGCTACTCACGCTGACCGTGTCCGCAAGCGCGGACTGACCGGCAAACACCACTTTCAGAGCATGCTCGCAACCTACGAAGCCATGCGCAAAGACGGCCGCATTCCCGCCACGTGGGAGGTGGTGACCGCTCACGCTTGGGGTCCACCGCCCGGCCAATCGCGTCGCACCAAGGATGGCGGCGAAATCGCCAGCTTCTCGATCGACAGCCTGCGCGGGTCGCGGCGGCGCTAGCCCGACTTTCGGGTTAGCTTAGGGATACCTGAGCAGTCTGTTGAGAAACTTACGCCGAAATCGCCAACCGCTCCGAGCGATAAACCTTCGCCGTCACCAAGGTAACCAGCAGCGCCACGACCAGCCCAGACACTATGCAGGCGGCCATCTCACGCGGGGCAATTTCACCACCGCGCAGCAACTGCGTAATGCCCACTTGCTGACCAAGCAACGGCACCGCATACATCCAATCCACCACTTTCACCGGTAGCACGCTGAGCAGAATCGACGGCAACGCCGGCACTATCATCAGCACGCCCAGATAGGTCTGCGCTTCGCGATAGCTCTTGGCGAACGCCGCCACCAGGGTTTGCAGCGATGCCAACAAGATAATCAGATGTTTTCGCGTGCGGTGAGGCGCTTGTACAAACCTCTCGCATCAGGAAACACTCCGAGTTGACGACGCACCGCCGCCGCGTTACTCGTCGCATCAATACCATCGACCAGCACTTTCCCCTGATCAGGATGCATCAACGTATACAGCATGCGCAGCGTGGTGGTCTTGCCGGCGCCATTGGGGGCCAACAAGCCTGTGATCTCACCGTCGCGCGCCTTGAAACTGACTCCATCGACGGCTTTCACTGTGCCGAAGCAAACATGCGCACCACGCTGGCAAGCGAAAATTCGCTCAATGGGCGCTCGACTGTCTGATGGGTCTGTGGATCGCGGAAGCTGACCGTATGCGGATTGGCGCGCAGCGCATCGCGCAATTGATACAAGGTTTGCATGATGTTTCATGGGAGTCTTCCTTGGCCCCCTTGCAACTCAGCGGATGGGAGCCACCCGTACCACGCTGATCCAACAGCACTACATCGTGATGCTTGAGCACCTCGACAAACGCAGGCGCTTCCAGTACCCACGATTCAGTCGCCGCTTCGCCCGGGCCACCGGCCGGCAAAACGGTCATGTTCGGATCGGGCACCTGTGCATCGCTGCGTGCAATGGCTAGCTTCAGGCCGATGCGGCGGCTGTGCGGATCATCGCGGTTTTCCGGCGCGTCGAACGTCGTGCACCAGGCCCCGGCGGTCACGCCACTGCCAGGACGCCCCCATTCACAGGGTTTGAAGGTCAACGCGCCGCGGTGCCAGATGCGCGCAGCGGGCGCCGCCACCTTGCCAGATGCGGCTGTCAACGAGGCGGGTGTCGACGTGGTGTTTTCCGGCACCACGTGCGACGACTTATCCATTCGCCAGCACGGATAGGCGAGTGCACTGATAACCACTGTGACAACAACGATGCGTAACACGGTTCTGGATGGCATCCCTACGCTGCTCCGGGTACGAAGATCATTTCGATCGGACCTCATCGTGACGTCCGATTAGGTTTCTTCGTTGTGATGTTCCTCTGCCACCGCAGCGCGGGATCTTGGAACAAACGCTTTGGCCGCTACATTCCATTGCCCCGGTGGAAGTGGGTGATGCGCGTTCCCTGCCTTCTTCGTGACCTGCACGTAGGGTTGGTTTTCCTGGAACGCATAGGTCATGGTGTACCCCTCACCCTTAAATTGACTCAGCGCTAGTTCCGCGCTTGCACGCATCTTCCCTTTGTTCGCGGCCAGATGACGCGATGAACCATAGACGACCCGGAGGGTGTCGCAAGAGGGTAGTAGCTGATGGAGCGCCATGGTGCAAAACGCGTGACCTAACTTGTGTGACAAGTAGTGAAGATCCACTGCAAATAGGTGACCGTGTCGGGGATCAGGATGAATGTGTCGCGGGTTGTTTAGTAACCGCCAAAGCGTCCTGGAATAGGTCCCAGGCGTGAGGTCCTGCGGACGGAGCGGCAGGTTCAATGAGCCACTGATCTGGGTGATTAAAGATTTTGTCGAGGGATGGGTGAGATGGTTTCTTACGCTGAAGATACACTCCGCCAGATAGGTTGCCGGAGGAATACCTGTCTTGGTGACGTCGTTAGCGCTGATGCGTGCTGCATGCACGACCAAGGCATCCAGCACCGCGTGAGTGCCCGCCGTCGGCGGCATGTTTTGCAGCCCGTACAGGGCGTTGCCGATTTCTTGGGCAGATAAGGGGGGTGCCTCGGAAATGTACGGCGCTATGGCCTGCAGCACCGCCTCGGTGCCCGCCGTCGAAGGCATGTTCTGCAGCCCGTACAGGGCGTTGCCGATTTCTTGGCCAGATAAAGAGGGGGCCTCGGAAATGTGCGGCGCCATGGCCTGCAGCACCGCCTCGGTGCCGTCCGTCGAAGGCATGTTCTGCAGCCCGTACAGGGCGTTGCCGATTTCTTGGCCAGATAAAGAGGGGGCCTCGGAAATGTGCGGCGCCATGGCCTGCAGCACCGCCTCGGTGCCGTCCGTCGAAGGCATGTTCTGCAGCCCGTACAGGGCATTGCCGATGGCTTGGGCATCTAAAAAGGGTGTCTTGGAAATGTGCCAGGCCATGGCCTGCAGCACCGCCTCGGTGCCGTCCGTCGAAGGCATGTTCTGCAGCCCGTACAGGGCATTGCCGATGGCTTGGGCATCTAAAAAGGGTGTCTTGGAAATGTGCCAGGCCATGGCCTGCAGCACCGCCTCGGTGCCAGAGGTAGATGGCATCGCCTGCAAGTTGTAAAGGAGGGTGCCCGCAGCCTGAGGTTTCAATCCTTCTGGTAGGTCGTTCAACCAGTCGACCATGGCGTGCAATAACGGTTCCAACTGCTGCCTGCCATGAGGGTCGTTCCCGACTTTTAGAAATAGCGAGCTCCATTGGGCATACGTTTGCTCATTCAATATGTACCGGGGTGAGTTGCGTACAAGCGTGGGGAGCTGCTCCACGAGCAACTTGAGATCATCCGGCGTAGGCCGATCGAAGTGTTTCATCATTTTGAACCAGCATGCACACGTCAACACATTTAACCGGCACGGTTGCGCTCGCAATGCCGCGCGCAGTGCGCCGGCTGATTGGATCGGTGCAGCCGGTGCTTTGCCCTTAACGGCCGGCCTCCCATCCACCGGCGCTGACTCTGTGTGGATACCTGGGGCCGCATTGGGCGAGAGAGGCGCACCGCGACCTGACGAAGGAACCGGTGCCGACGTGTGATGGTTACCGGTGGCCCAAGGCTGGCCTCGCCCGCTGAACCCGCCGCGAGAGCGATCGCCGGTGCCTCGCCTATCCCGAGCAGGTGGCGCATCTAAGACTTGGGCACCGTGAAAAACACCTCCTTCGGCGGGCGTTGGTGCATCACTGGCAGGTGATTGCGAGGTATCCGACACAGATACCTCACGTTGATAAGGATTAACGCGTTGATAAGGACCAACATGCATGAGGCTATTCCTAATTAGTCATTAATGAGTGTGCGGAGACTGGTCTGTGCAACAACGCGACAAAAAGTGGCTGGCGTTGCACTATTGAGCTTTTCATCATTCACAACATGCGCTCCGCGTAGATCAGAACTCCACGAACTTCAACATCGCCGATTCGTTATCCCAGCTTTCGCTGGGATAACGATTCTGCTTCCAGGCATCCGATTACACAAATCTTTCTTCGATGTCAGGCCAGGTGAGCAAAGTGTAATCGGATGGGTTTGGCCGCTACAGAATAAATCAGAACTTCCAAGATGGTTGACAGGAGTCGCATAGCGAAGCGGTTCATGGCCTACCCTGCCATCAAGTTCCAGTTTGCGATGCTCTGCGTACTCAGTCCCAATCGTCATCAGACGGCGAGATTGGACCTGTTAGCCTGATGGGTGGTACCCCACGCCAAAAGGACTATGCTGATTGGCCTGCCACCAGGTTCCGTACACCACGCTGAAAGCCAGAATGATTGTGTTGCGGATACCCCAATGCAGCAGGCATGGCCACAAGCATGGAATCGCATGCCGGTGGCGCGTCTGCCAGGTTTACATGCGGCCGCGAGCGATATCGCGGTCCTATCGAATATTCGACTCATGTCATCAGGAGTACTGCAATGGAACACCCAACCCGCACGCTCAATGGACTCGGCCAGAGCCTTTGGCTGGATAACATCACGCGAAGCATGTTGGGCGACGGTACCTTACTAGGCTACCGCGAGCAAAAGAGTGTTACCGGCCTGACCTCCAACCCCACCATCTTTGCCCAGGCCATCAAGTCCGGTAAGGACTATGACGCGTCGATCCGCGCTGCCGGGCAGGTGGAGCCGGAAACGATTTTCTTCGGCTTGGCCATCGACGACCTTCGTCGCGCCGCCGCCATCTTCGAGCCGGTCTATCAGCATACGCATGGCGTGGACGGATGGGTGTCGCTGGAAGTTTCGCCGTTGCTGGCGGACGACACCGCCCGCACCGTCGAGCAGTCGGTTGCACTGCACAAGCAGGCCGCGGTGCACAACCTTTTCATCAAGGTGCCGGGCACGCCGGCCGGCATCGGCGCCATCGAAGAACTGATCTTCCGCGGCGTGCCGATCAATGTGACCCTCCTGTTCTCGCCCGTGCAATACCAGGCGGCGGCCGATGCCTGGCTGCGCGGCCTTGAACGTCGTCATGCGGCAGGATTGGATCTGGACGTGGCTTCGGTCGCGTCGATATTCATCAGTCGCTGGGATGTGAAAGTGGCCGACAAGGTATCGGCTGAGCTGCAGAATAAACTCGGCTTTGCGGTATGCGGACAGATTTACGCTAAGTACCGCCAGCTACTTGATTCGCCACGCCTGCAGCGCCTGCAGAACGCCGGGGCGCGCGTACAGCGCCTGCTCTGGGCCAGCACGGGCACCAAGGATCCGCAAGCCAGCGATGTGCTTTACATTGAAAACCTGGTAGCGCCGCTGACCGTCAACACCATGCCGCAAAAGACCCTGTTGGCCTTCGCCGATCATGGCAAGGCTGCGCATCTGATGGCCCTGAACGACCCGAGCGTGGCCAGCACGCTGGCGAAGTTCGAGGCTGCTGGCATCCTGGTCGAGCCGCTGGCGAAGACACTTCAGCAGGAAGGTGCCGATACATTCGTGAAGTCCTGGCGCGAATTGCTGGATACCATCAGCGAGCGCATGGGAGCCACCGCATGAGCGCGTTACGCGAGAAAGCGGCATGGCGCGCACTGGAACAACATCAATCCGAACTGGCCCGACACCATCTGCGTGATCTTTTCGCGATGGATCCCGGTCGCGCCGAGCGCTATCGCGCCGAGGCCGCGGGCTGGAAGTTCGATTATGCACGTCATCGCATTAACGACCAGACGTTGGAACATCTGTTTGCGCTAGCGCGTGAATGTGGACTGGAAGCCCGCCGCGACGCCATGTTCGCGGGCGAAAAGATCAACATCACCGAACAGCGCGCGGCCTTGCATGTTGCCTTACGCGCACCGGCGCGCAATGTGATCAAGGTCGATGGCGTCAATGTAGTGCCCCAAGTGCACACGGTGCTCAGGCGCATGGTCGAATTTGCCAACGATATCCGCGAAGGGCGCTGGCTTGGCTTTACCGGCAAACCGATTCGCAACATCGTCAATGTTGGCATCGGCGGATCCGACCTCGGGCCGGTGATGGCGTTTGAAGCCTTGCGTCACTACAGCGATCGCAAGTTGCAGATGCGCTTCGTTTCTAACGTGGACTACACCGACTTCGCTGAAGCGGTGATTGATCTGCGCCCCGAGGAAACCCTGTTTATCGTTGCCTCCAAGACCTTCACCACACTGGAAACGATGACCAACGCGCACAGTGCGCGCGACTGGTTGATGAAAGCAGCGGGTGGCGACAAGAAAGCAGTTGCCAAGCACTTTGTCGCGCTATCCACCCATGCGAAGGCGGTGGAAGAATTTGGCATTTCCGCCGATCACATGTATGGCTTTTGGGATTGGGTGGGCGGCCGTTATTCGATGGATTCGGCCATCGGCCTGTCCACCATGATGGCGGTCGGCCCGGATGCTTTCAGCGAAATGCTCGCTGGTTTCCACGCGATGGATGAGCATTTCCGCACCGCGCCATTGAAACGCAACCTGCCGGTCATCATGGGCTTGCTGGGCGTGTGGTACACGGATTTCTTCCATGCCGAAACCGTGGCCGTGCTGCCGTATGAGCAGTATCTCAAACGTTTTCCTGCCTATTTGCAGCAGCTCACGATGGAGTCGAATGGCAAGCACGTCACGCTGGAAGGTGCCAGCGTCGATTACCCCACTGGCCCCATCTATTGGGGCGAGCCAGGCACCAACGGGCAGCATTCGTTCTATCAACTTATCCATCAGGGTACGCGGCTGATTCCTTGTGATTTCGTTGGTTTCGCGCAGTCATTGAATCCGTCTGGCCGCCATCACGATCTGTTGATTGCCAATGTCATCGCACAAGCGGAAGCTCTGGCTTTCGGCAAGACTTTGCAGCAAGTGAAAGATGAGGGCATCAGTGACGAGCTGGCGCCGCACCGTGTGTTCGAAGGCAATCGTCCTTCCAGCCTACTGCTGGCTGATCGTCTTACGCCGGCTGTGCTGGGCAGCCTAGTTGCCCTTTATGAGCATAGCGTGTTCACGCAAGCGACGATCTGGAACATCAACCCTTTCGATCAATGGGGCGTGGAACTGGGCAAGCAACTGGCTCTGCGCGTAGTGGACGAGATTGAATCGCCGCGCAAGCCACTCAATCACGACAGCGCTACCAATGCGACAATTACGTGGTATCGCAAGACGCGTCGCAAGGTATCGATCGAAGCTGCCGCGCCTGTATCTGCAGTCAAGCCGCAGCGCGTGCTGGTGATCGATATTGGTGGCAGCCACGTCAAGGCCATGCTCAGCGGCAATCCACGCGAAGTGGAGATCAAGTCCGGTCGCTTGCTAGCGCCGGAAACGATGATCAAACAATTGCGCCCGACGATTCGGGGCTGGAAATACGATGCAGTGACGATCGGTTATCCCGGCCCGCTCCTGCACGATCGCATTGCGCGCGATCCGTACAACCTTGGCAAAGGTTGGGTGGGTTTCGATTTCGCCAAGGCGTTCGGTTGCCCGGTGAGGGTTATCAACGATGCAGCCATGCAGGCATTGGGTAGTTACGAAGGTGGTCGCATGTTGTTCCTTGGCCTGGGCACTGGCCTGGGCACGGCGTTTATCGTCGACGGTGTCATCGAGCCGATGGAGCTGGCACATCTTCCGTATAAGAAAGGCACGTTCGAGGACTACGTTGGCACGCGCGGCCTGAAAAAACTCGGCAAGAAGAAATGGCATGCGTATGTCTTCGATGTGGTCGAGCAATTGCGCGCGGCACTTGAGCCCGATTACGTCGTGCTTGGCGGTGGTAATGTACGCCACCTCATCGAGTTGCCCGAAGGCGTACGCCGTGGCGACAACCGTAACGCCTTTATCGGCGGATTTCGCTTGTGGGAGAACCATGCATGAGCGCAGCAACATCACGGAAGGAAACACTGCAACTGGGTTTTGTTGGTTTGGGACGCATGGGGCTGAACATGGTTCGCCGCATGCAGCAAGCGGGCATCGATTGCGTGGTATTCGATACGAATATCGATGCGCGCAAAGAAGCTGCCAGCTATGGCTCGACCATCGCCGAATCGATTCAGGACTTGGCCGGCAAGCTTGAAGGTTCACGAGCCGTATGGCTGATGTTGCCGACGGCAGTGGTCGATGCGGTGCTCGATCAGCTTGTGCCGCTGCTATCTGCTGGCGATATCGTCATCGACGGCGGCAACTCGCATTACGTGGAGGACCTGCGGCGCGCTGAGGCGCTCAGCAAGCATCGGATCATGTACGTTGACGTCGGGGTCAGCGGCGGCGTGTGGGGGTGCGAGCGCGGTTATTGCCAGATGATTGGTGGCCCTGAACAGGCTTACAAACGGCTGGAGCCTGCTTTTGTTGCACTAGCGCCTGGCGTGGGAGCAGCGCCGCGCAGCGAAGGGCGCACGGGTGATCCGTCGCCGGCTGAAAACGGTTATCTGTATTGCGGCCCTAGTGGTGCCGGCCACTTCGTAAAGATGATTCACAACGGCATCGAATACGGCTTGATGACCGCTTATGCGGAGGGCCTCAACGTGCTGAAGGGTGCCAATGCCGGCAAACACAAGCGCAGTGCCGATGCCGAAACCTCGCCGCTGGAGCATCCGGAACGCTATCAATACGACTTCCCCATCAGCGAGATCACGGAACTGTGGCGTCGCGGCAGCGTGATCGGCTCGTGGCTGTTGGATCTCACGGCTACCGAACTGAACCGCGATCCCTCTTTGAAGGATTACACCGGTCGTGTTTCCGATTCCGGCGAAGGGCGTTGGACGGCACAAGCCGCAATCGATGAAGGCGTGCCCGTACCGGTGCTTACGGCAGCACTATTCGGTCGCTTTACTTCACAGGGCAACGAGCTTTACGCGAACAAGGTGATGTCCGCGATGCGCCATGCTTTCGGTGGTCATCATGAAGTCACGACCGACAACAAGGATTGAGCCATGACCGCCGCCACGCTCGTGATTCTTGGCGCCAGCGGCGATCTCACCAAGCGGCTGTTGATGCCGGCGCTGTATCGCCTGCACGCGCTAGGCTTGACCCCGGATTTGCGCATCGTCGGTTATGCCATGGAACCATGGAGTCGTGCGCATTTCGAGCAGCATATCCATGAAGCGTTGCAAGCCTTTGCGATGGACTTCAAGCCAGCGCAGTGGAATCGCTTCCGTCGCCAGCTCGATTATGTAGGTGGCGAATTGAAAGCGGATCAGCTTGTCGCGCTCAAGGGCAAGCTGAGCCCGGCCACCATGTTTTATCTTGCATTGCCACCTCCGTTGTTTGGTGTAGCAGCCACAGCGCTCGGCGAAGCCGGTTTTTCAGAGAGCCCGCGCGGCGGTTGGCGGCGTCTGGTAGTGGAAAAGCCGTTCGGCACCGATCTGGCTTCCGCCGAAGCCTTGCGCGGGCAGATGCATACGTATTGGGAAGAAGAACAGATCCTGCGTATCGATCACTTCCTCGGCAAGGAAACCACCCAGAACCTGATGGTGTTCCGTTTTGCCAACCGCTTTCTCGAACCCATCTGGAACGCACAGAACATTGCGCAAGTGCAGATCACCTACGCCGAAACCCTGGGCGTGGAACAGCGTGCCGCTTATTACGACAAGGCGGGTGCCTTGCGTGACATGTTGCAAAATCATCTGATGCAGTTGTTCAGCCTTACTGCGATGGAACCGCCTTCGAGCTGGGATGCGGAAGTGCTGCGCGATCACAAGGTTGAAGTGTTGCGCTCCGTCACGCCAATCACTGCAAAGACGATCAACAAGCATGCTGTGCGCGGGCAATATCGAGCCGGCAAGCTTGGGCGCAAAAAAATGATCGGTTATCGCAACGAGC
The sequence above is a segment of the Dyella sp. M7H15-1 genome. Coding sequences within it:
- the gnd gene encoding phosphogluconate dehydrogenase (NAD(+)-dependent, decarboxylating); translation: MSAATSRKETLQLGFVGLGRMGLNMVRRMQQAGIDCVVFDTNIDARKEAASYGSTIAESIQDLAGKLEGSRAVWLMLPTAVVDAVLDQLVPLLSAGDIVIDGGNSHYVEDLRRAEALSKHRIMYVDVGVSGGVWGCERGYCQMIGGPEQAYKRLEPAFVALAPGVGAAPRSEGRTGDPSPAENGYLYCGPSGAGHFVKMIHNGIEYGLMTAYAEGLNVLKGANAGKHKRSADAETSPLEHPERYQYDFPISEITELWRRGSVIGSWLLDLTATELNRDPSLKDYTGRVSDSGEGRWTAQAAIDEGVPVPVLTAALFGRFTSQGNELYANKVMSAMRHAFGGHHEVTTDNKD
- the zwf gene encoding glucose-6-phosphate dehydrogenase gives rise to the protein MTAATLVILGASGDLTKRLLMPALYRLHALGLTPDLRIVGYAMEPWSRAHFEQHIHEALQAFAMDFKPAQWNRFRRQLDYVGGELKADQLVALKGKLSPATMFYLALPPPLFGVAATALGEAGFSESPRGGWRRLVVEKPFGTDLASAEALRGQMHTYWEEEQILRIDHFLGKETTQNLMVFRFANRFLEPIWNAQNIAQVQITYAETLGVEQRAAYYDKAGALRDMLQNHLMQLFSLTAMEPPSSWDAEVLRDHKVEVLRSVTPITAKTINKHAVRGQYRAGKLGRKKMIGYRNEPGVKRGSDTETFAALRLEVDNWRWRGVPFYLRSGKRLASNYSEIAVQFREVPGPIPHAVHAGNNWMIFRIRPVERMDLLVTAKQPGVKLAGRPVTLTAPYATPNDREFSAYEQLLVDALGGDRSNFLRFDEVEWAWRVLSPVLRAWEKGAPNFYPAGSEGPDTQARLLDLGHDWRPIALDGDG